One region of Phycisphaerae bacterium genomic DNA includes:
- a CDS encoding rhomboid family intramembrane serine protease yields the protein MSVYDRDYYRPDYENNTARPQMQFRLPQLTPVVKWLLILNVSIYLLSIIIKPLGWFIYDWLSVDATSTFRSLQLWRLVGYQFLHDLTNPWHLIWNMVGLYFLGPTLERFWQSKKFLTFYLLCGIAGGVFYLMLANFGAVRAGFLIGASGSILGMLAACAILFPQFVVFLLFFPVPIRIAAVILTFFYIANIFIGSSNAGGDVAHLAGMAAGAGYVYLWPKFKNKYKPASPSNDWEKKFRAYSELQREVDRILVKVNEQGITSLTKKEKKTLEEATKLEQMKSKL from the coding sequence TATTACCGGCCGGACTATGAGAATAATACGGCCCGGCCGCAAATGCAATTCAGACTGCCGCAACTGACGCCGGTTGTTAAGTGGCTTTTGATATTGAATGTCAGTATATATCTGCTGAGCATTATCATAAAACCTTTGGGCTGGTTCATTTACGACTGGCTCAGCGTCGATGCGACAAGTACTTTCCGCTCGCTGCAGCTTTGGCGGCTGGTAGGTTATCAGTTTCTGCACGACCTGACGAATCCCTGGCATTTAATTTGGAATATGGTAGGCCTGTATTTTTTAGGTCCAACCCTTGAACGGTTCTGGCAGAGTAAAAAATTCCTTACTTTCTATCTGCTCTGCGGTATAGCAGGCGGCGTGTTTTACCTGATGCTGGCAAATTTCGGCGCAGTTCGGGCCGGTTTTCTGATAGGCGCTTCCGGTTCGATACTCGGAATGCTTGCCGCCTGCGCGATACTCTTTCCGCAGTTTGTAGTGTTTCTGCTTTTCTTTCCTGTGCCGATTCGCATAGCTGCGGTGATTCTGACGTTCTTCTACATCGCAAATATATTTATCGGCTCATCAAATGCCGGAGGCGATGTAGCTCATCTTGCAGGTATGGCCGCCGGGGCAGGATATGTATATCTCTGGCCGAAATTCAAAAACAAATATAAACCTGCATCGCCATCCAACGACTGGGAAAAAAAATTCAGGGCTTACAGCGAACTCCAGAGAGAGGTCGACCGAATTCTGGTTAAGGTCAACGAACAGGGCATTACAAGCCTGACGAAGAAAGAAAAAAAGACGCTCGAAGAAGCGACAAAACTGGAACAGATGAAGAGCAAGTTATAA
- a CDS encoding ankyrin repeat domain-containing protein, whose protein sequence is MKQIVFVLCISIITTGCFAVVEPNQNKIAKAESPKEAINWEKAYKKEAYANQILQAYKLFNDLAIDKTRETLLSCSEELRGWEWYYLWNVSTNAGFWHKESNEEGTSINITPRVSPNSSWGLLEEQSYLGGALKILPGRKFPVECVHFSKDGKLLYSSDSCTKEAINYEKGPIASSLPSEPMIRVWDIETSKEIKQIKVPTDRIRSFCLNPIDEQIAISNRKEIIVTDLNGTILKKKEAHGKVSYDASEEISWSPDGRYIAFESRTEYDNAGMIEIWDIKNDKILHSISFKSDQENTLPNKRNSMTNFEYDIYSLVFSPDSKKIIAGINFSFKSNKTLRVLDVQTGSELSIFGDQTSIVTDLSISPDGKYIATCSGDSVNGDSEIKIWDMEMGKVKNILKGHSGSVESVSYSPDGKRIVTGSIDGTIKIWDADFGKELFSIGQQNGVLESYKAKFSPNGEKLAVWGGWSGFRNTNDIRILTASSKEDAEKWKQGEINKSQAAKQTKVSEEEDFLNAVRKGDKAKLKDYFVKEKYWGQFYSSPWEQAIKLHADANTFELLIEMGADVNKYEPLWKAVEAGDSTAVRVLVEHGAQMEAEGMNHSTPLHLAAKNGNREIVEYLIARGADINRFNDSDETPLVLALENGHLKVTELLINKGAEVNLEVTRNPLDYARKNGYIEIAKLIEEKGGASRNEIMKIFDAIKYGTIEQLQQILNEHPNFVNSMEDSRTTPIIAAVRKGKVEKVKLLIEKGAQLNLADKDGMAPIHHAAEKGEKEIIEILVKNGADINLESDEDECTALGFAISKRHKEAVEVLLNNGANINYQNNYPAYTPLHFAVKSDNNDIVQFLISKGADTNRTNSLGETPLHYAKSEAMKQILILNGGINLSDLTKAIKDKNCEKISEFLKRSPCLANSGLYETSLEKAIKTDDIEIVKMFLDAGADVNIKNGNGRYPLEESLEYDVKDANIAMLLIDKGANINVSEWYSQKTPLHTAIERGNVELVRMLLDKGADTNKKCINYGTPLNMAMQLGKLKIVAILNKHGNTR, encoded by the coding sequence ATGAAACAAATCGTATTTGTATTGTGCATATCTATTATTACAACCGGTTGTTTTGCTGTTGTCGAACCAAACCAAAATAAAATTGCTAAAGCTGAATCCCCAAAAGAAGCTATCAATTGGGAAAAGGCTTATAAAAAAGAGGCCTACGCCAATCAAATTCTTCAAGCATATAAACTTTTCAACGACCTTGCCATTGATAAGACAAGGGAGACACTTCTCTCGTGTTCGGAAGAGTTGAGAGGCTGGGAATGGTATTACTTGTGGAATGTATCGACTAATGCCGGTTTTTGGCACAAAGAATCTAACGAAGAAGGCACAAGTATAAACATCACACCAAGAGTTTCTCCAAATTCATCTTGGGGACTTCTTGAAGAACAATCGTATTTAGGCGGCGCATTAAAAATTTTGCCCGGCCGAAAGTTTCCTGTGGAGTGCGTTCATTTCAGCAAAGACGGGAAATTATTATATTCTTCTGATTCATGCACGAAAGAAGCTATAAATTATGAAAAAGGACCAATAGCGAGTTCTCTTCCGTCCGAACCTATGATAAGAGTGTGGGATATCGAGACTTCAAAAGAGATTAAACAAATAAAAGTACCTACAGATCGAATACGCAGTTTCTGTTTAAATCCAATTGATGAACAAATCGCGATTTCAAATAGAAAAGAGATAATAGTTACTGACTTAAATGGGACTATATTGAAGAAAAAAGAAGCTCACGGAAAAGTTTCATATGATGCCTCTGAAGAAATTTCGTGGAGTCCCGATGGCAGGTATATAGCTTTTGAATCAAGAACTGAATATGATAACGCAGGTATGATAGAAATATGGGACATCAAAAATGACAAAATTCTACATTCCATTTCATTTAAGAGTGATCAAGAGAATACATTGCCGAATAAGAGAAACAGTATGACAAATTTTGAGTATGACATATATTCTCTTGTATTTAGTCCTGACAGCAAAAAAATAATAGCGGGTATTAATTTTTCCTTTAAATCAAACAAAACTTTAAGAGTTTTAGATGTGCAAACAGGCAGCGAATTGTCAATTTTTGGAGACCAAACTTCGATTGTAACTGATTTGTCGATTAGTCCTGATGGAAAATATATAGCTACATGTTCAGGAGATTCTGTAAATGGAGACAGTGAAATTAAAATATGGGATATGGAAATGGGCAAAGTAAAAAACATTTTGAAAGGTCATTCAGGCAGTGTTGAAAGTGTTTCATACAGTCCGGACGGCAAAAGAATTGTTACCGGGTCAATCGATGGAACGATTAAAATCTGGGATGCAGATTTCGGCAAAGAGCTTTTTAGTATAGGTCAGCAGAACGGAGTACTGGAAAGCTATAAAGCAAAATTCTCACCAAATGGGGAAAAACTGGCAGTATGGGGAGGATGGTCGGGATTTCGTAATACAAATGATATCAGAATACTAACCGCATCTTCAAAAGAGGACGCAGAGAAATGGAAACAGGGGGAAATAAATAAAAGTCAAGCTGCAAAACAGACTAAAGTTTCCGAAGAAGAGGATTTTTTGAATGCAGTTAGAAAGGGGGATAAGGCAAAGTTGAAAGATTACTTTGTTAAAGAAAAATATTGGGGACAATTTTATAGTTCACCATGGGAGCAGGCCATTAAGCTGCATGCTGATGCCAATACGTTCGAACTTTTAATTGAGATGGGAGCCGATGTAAACAAATATGAACCTCTCTGGAAGGCGGTGGAAGCGGGTGATTCAACGGCAGTAAGGGTTTTGGTGGAGCACGGGGCTCAAATGGAAGCAGAAGGGATGAATCATTCTACACCACTTCATCTTGCGGCCAAAAACGGAAACAGGGAAATTGTGGAATATCTTATTGCGCGTGGGGCAGATATCAATAGGTTTAATGATTCAGACGAAACACCTCTCGTTTTAGCTCTTGAAAATGGTCATTTGAAAGTTACAGAACTACTAATAAATAAAGGAGCGGAAGTAAACTTAGAAGTAACTCGTAATCCATTGGATTATGCACGGAAAAATGGATATATCGAAATTGCAAAATTAATCGAGGAGAAAGGCGGAGCGTCGCGCAATGAAATTATGAAAATCTTCGATGCTATAAAATATGGAACAATCGAACAATTACAACAAATTCTGAATGAACATCCTAATTTTGTAAATTCTATGGAAGATTCGAGGACAACACCAATTATTGCAGCAGTGCGTAAAGGTAAAGTTGAAAAGGTAAAGTTGCTGATAGAAAAAGGAGCACAATTAAATCTTGCCGATAAAGATGGTATGGCGCCAATTCATCATGCAGCGGAAAAAGGTGAAAAAGAAATTATAGAAATTCTTGTTAAAAACGGCGCGGATATAAATCTTGAATCCGATGAGGACGAATGTACGGCTCTTGGTTTTGCGATATCAAAGAGGCATAAAGAAGCAGTTGAAGTTCTGCTGAATAATGGAGCCAATATAAATTATCAAAACAATTATCCAGCCTATACACCTCTTCATTTTGCAGTAAAATCTGACAACAATGATATAGTTCAATTTCTCATATCAAAGGGAGCAGATACTAATCGCACAAATTCTCTTGGCGAAACACCATTACATTATGCAAAATCAGAAGCAATGAAACAGATACTAATTTTAAATGGAGGAATTAATTTATCAGATTTGACAAAAGCGATAAAAGATAAAAATTGTGAAAAGATTTCAGAATTTTTAAAAAGAAGCCCCTGCCTTGCCAATTCAGGTTTATATGAAACTTCATTGGAAAAGGCTATTAAAACCGATGATATCGAAATTGTTAAAATGTTTCTCGATGCAGGGGCAGATGTTAACATTAAAAATGGAAATGGAAGATATCCGCTCGAAGAATCACTGGAATACGATGTTAAGGATGCCAATATAGCGATGCTGCTAATAGATAAAGGGGCGAATATAAATGTCAGCGAATGGTATTCGCAAAAAACGCCGCTTCATACGGCCATAGAAAGAGGAAATGTTGAACTTGTCAGGATGTTGCTTGATAAAGGCGCTGATACAAATAAAAAATGCATCAATTACGGCACTCCGCTTAATATGGCAATGCAGCTCGGTAAATTGAAAATTGTAGCTATTCTTAATAAACACGGCAATACCAGGTAG
- a CDS encoding sigma-70 family RNA polymerase sigma factor, with amino-acid sequence MKKREMASPEKIEDIVLLARKGDKQAFSRLVDIYSTRLFSYLYRLTYNRDDASELLGELFLKMVEKIGSCRPETFEPWLFRMASNLFTDYLRSKKRREKMLSRIEEQAEPETQLSNKNDVMTDKLTRQLQRLEPETAEIIVMRYYSQLSFEEMAQMRNEPIGTVLSKVHRGLKKLRQLMEESDG; translated from the coding sequence ATGAAAAAACGAGAAATGGCCAGCCCTGAAAAAATTGAAGACATCGTTTTGCTCGCTCGTAAGGGCGATAAACAGGCTTTTTCCCGACTGGTGGATATTTATTCAACTCGTTTATTCAGCTATCTTTACAGATTAACGTACAACCGTGATGATGCCAGCGAATTGCTTGGCGAGCTCTTTTTAAAAATGGTTGAGAAAATCGGCTCCTGCCGGCCGGAAACATTCGAACCCTGGCTTTTCAGGATGGCTTCTAACCTGTTTACCGACTATTTACGGTCTAAAAAACGCCGTGAAAAGATGCTTTCTCGTATTGAAGAACAGGCCGAACCTGAAACGCAACTGTCTAATAAAAATGATGTTATGACAGATAAATTAACCCGGCAATTGCAAAGGCTCGAGCCCGAAACAGCCGAAATAATCGTTATGCGTTATTATTCGCAGTTAAGCTTTGAAGAAATGGCTCAAATGCGAAATGAGCCGATTGGCACTGTACTCTCGAAAGTTCATCGCGGCCTTAAAAAGCTGCGGCAGTTAATGGAAGAATCCGATGGCTGA
- a CDS encoding M90 family metallopeptidase: protein MFWFKKWRRNRIASRQFPSHWLRIIESNVPLYNRLPVADKTELQKHILVFIAEKHFEGCGGLKITDEIKVVIAAQACMLLLHRKTDYYPGLSSVLVYPHAFIANRAEYLPGGVIAEGPQVLLGESHSRGSIVLSWDDVRHGAADVNDGQNVVFHEFAHQIDSSSGRGDDSEVLKNTSSYIAWARVLRKDYELLRQAAQRNNPAFLNKYGAIDPAEFFAVATEFFFEKPTELKQVHPDLYNELKKFYHQDLGSF, encoded by the coding sequence ATGTTCTGGTTCAAAAAATGGCGGCGGAATCGAATTGCCAGTCGGCAGTTCCCTTCGCATTGGCTGCGAATCATCGAAAGCAATGTGCCGCTATATAACCGCCTTCCCGTCGCGGACAAGACAGAACTGCAGAAGCATATTCTTGTCTTCATCGCTGAAAAACATTTCGAAGGCTGCGGCGGACTTAAGATAACCGATGAAATAAAAGTTGTCATCGCCGCACAGGCCTGTATGCTTCTTCTTCATCGCAAAACCGATTACTATCCCGGCCTTTCTTCTGTCCTCGTTTATCCCCACGCCTTTATAGCGAATCGCGCCGAGTATTTGCCCGGCGGAGTTATCGCCGAAGGTCCGCAGGTTCTGCTTGGCGAATCTCACAGCCGCGGTTCTATTGTTCTTTCGTGGGACGATGTCAGGCACGGCGCTGCCGATGTTAACGACGGCCAGAACGTCGTATTCCACGAGTTCGCGCATCAGATTGACAGTTCCAGCGGCAGGGGCGACGACAGCGAAGTTCTTAAAAATACTTCGAGCTATATCGCATGGGCTCGCGTATTGCGAAAGGATTATGAACTGCTCAGACAGGCGGCCCAGAGGAATAATCCTGCTTTTTTAAATAAGTACGGCGCGATTGACCCGGCCGAATTTTTCGCCGTTGCTACGGAATTCTTTTTTGAAAAACCCACAGAACTGAAACAGGTTCATCCGGATTTATATAATGAACTGAAAAAATTTTATCATCAGGACCTCGGCTCGTTTTAA
- a CDS encoding prolipoprotein diacylglyceryl transferase: MHPELFRIPFTDLTVKSYGLLMVCGFVAAIFIIRRLSRSMGQKNTEHITTAALYSLIAGIVGARLFYVVHYWQQFRGARLIDIFAVWNGGLELLGGVFLSIFVIVLYLWTQKLPVRRYLDILAIGLMLALVFGRIGCFLNGCCFGKPTSCPFSVRFPYGSLAYQSQVRPDFSRNREKPHIELPDDFFNIDNGYYYLKPKDLLNPQEKFEVTRGPYRCLPVWPTQIFESISALLGCILLYIHRKRGIRLQSIGKTIPFFFRPGITFALMFIVYGIMRFFIEFLRDDNPFQANGLTISQNLSIAMLLGGFLLIWLFGKAKPDKLI; the protein is encoded by the coding sequence GTGCATCCTGAGTTATTTAGAATTCCGTTCACAGATTTAACTGTTAAAAGCTACGGTCTGCTTATGGTCTGCGGTTTTGTCGCGGCTATATTTATTATCCGCAGGCTTTCGCGCAGTATGGGGCAGAAAAATACCGAGCACATAACGACGGCGGCTTTGTATTCGCTTATCGCGGGAATAGTCGGCGCAAGGCTTTTTTATGTCGTTCATTACTGGCAGCAGTTTCGCGGCGCAAGGCTGATTGATATTTTCGCCGTCTGGAACGGCGGGCTGGAATTACTGGGCGGGGTGTTTCTTTCCATTTTCGTTATTGTTCTTTACCTCTGGACGCAGAAGCTTCCCGTTCGGCGATATCTCGACATCCTTGCGATAGGCCTTATGCTGGCTCTTGTCTTCGGCAGGATCGGCTGTTTTCTCAACGGCTGCTGTTTCGGCAAACCGACCAGTTGTCCTTTTTCAGTGCGTTTTCCTTACGGCTCGCTTGCTTATCAAAGTCAGGTTAGGCCTGATTTTTCGAGGAACAGAGAAAAACCTCATATCGAGTTGCCGGACGATTTCTTCAACATCGATAATGGTTATTATTATTTGAAACCAAAAGATTTATTGAACCCGCAGGAAAAATTTGAGGTAACGCGGGGCCCGTATCGTTGTTTACCTGTTTGGCCTACTCAGATTTTCGAATCGATTTCAGCTCTCCTCGGCTGTATCCTGCTTTATATTCATCGCAAGAGGGGCATTCGTCTGCAAAGCATCGGCAAAACAATTCCGTTTTTTTTCAGACCCGGCATTACGTTTGCATTGATGTTTATTGTTTACGGAATTATGCGGTTCTTTATTGAATTTTTGCGCGATGATAATCCGTTTCAGGCAAATGGCCTTACCATTTCGCAGAACCTGAGCATCGCGATGTTGCTTGGCGGTTTTTTGCTTATCTGGCTTTTTGGCAAAGCCAAACCCGACAAACTTATTTAG
- the panD gene encoding aspartate 1-decarboxylase: protein MLIKVLKSKIHRATVTDSLIDYPGSIGIDSALMDAIGIVPYESVLVADVTNGNRLETYVVPEKSGSGKISILGAAARLMKKGDIVIIMGFAWLTPDEAKSHKPKVIVANEKNGIKETI from the coding sequence ATGTTGATTAAAGTATTGAAGAGCAAAATTCACAGGGCCACAGTAACCGATTCACTTATAGACTATCCGGGAAGTATCGGCATAGATTCAGCGTTGATGGATGCCATCGGCATAGTGCCTTACGAATCGGTTCTTGTCGCTGATGTTACCAACGGCAATCGGCTTGAGACTTATGTTGTGCCGGAAAAGAGCGGCTCTGGGAAAATATCCATACTCGGCGCAGCCGCCAGGCTTATGAAGAAAGGCGACATTGTCATCATAATGGGCTTTGCCTGGCTTACACCTGACGAGGCGAAAAGTCATAAGCCGAAAGTTATCGTTGCAAACGAAAAGAATGGTATTAAAGAAACCATCTGA
- the panC gene encoding pantoate--beta-alanine ligase: MKIIKTIEQTRKIISEAKSAGKKIGFVPTMGALHEGHLSLIKAAKKQTDFVVASIFVNPTQFCPGEDLAKYPRPFDADVKACKDCGVNVVFAPSAEEMYPEQNLTWINVEKLSEPLCGKSRPGHFRGVATVCAKLFNIVQPNIAFFGQKDAQQVLVVQRMVTDLNMPLKIVVCPTFREKDGLAMSSRNKYLNPDERKDAALLYAALQEAEIFIAAGVCKSSEIISEMEKILKISKRIKIEYISVVDAKTLDEPAEVKGKILIAMAVKLGSTRLIDNIVLDVK; this comes from the coding sequence ATGAAGATTATAAAAACCATAGAACAAACAAGAAAAATTATTTCCGAGGCCAAATCTGCCGGCAAAAAAATCGGTTTTGTGCCGACAATGGGCGCCCTGCACGAAGGCCATCTTTCGCTGATAAAGGCCGCGAAAAAGCAAACCGACTTTGTTGTTGCCAGTATTTTTGTAAATCCGACGCAGTTCTGCCCCGGCGAAGACCTTGCCAAATATCCTCGTCCATTTGACGCGGATGTAAAGGCCTGTAAAGATTGCGGTGTTAATGTTGTTTTTGCGCCTTCGGCGGAAGAAATGTATCCCGAACAAAATCTTACATGGATAAACGTTGAAAAGCTCAGCGAACCTTTATGCGGCAAAAGCAGGCCCGGCCATTTCAGAGGCGTCGCGACTGTTTGTGCCAAACTTTTTAATATTGTTCAGCCGAACATTGCTTTTTTCGGACAGAAGGACGCCCAGCAGGTTCTTGTTGTCCAGCGGATGGTCACGGATTTGAATATGCCTTTGAAAATTGTTGTTTGTCCGACCTTTCGTGAAAAAGACGGCCTTGCGATGAGCAGCAGGAATAAATATCTCAATCCCGACGAAAGAAAAGATGCGGCATTATTATACGCCGCCCTGCAGGAAGCGGAAATATTTATCGCGGCAGGTGTGTGTAAAAGCAGCGAGATTATAAGCGAGATGGAGAAAATCCTTAAAATCAGCAAACGCATAAAAATTGAGTATATAAGCGTTGTTGACGCGAAAACGCTCGATGAACCTGCCGAGGTGAAAGGCAAAATCCTGATTGCGATGGCGGTAAAATTGGGCTCTACCCGGCTGATTGATAATATTGTGCTTGATGTTAAGTAA
- the folK gene encoding 2-amino-4-hydroxy-6-hydroxymethyldihydropteridine diphosphokinase yields MSGETTAYIGLGSNLGDRKKNITKALDAIAADKHIKLFRTSDVTETKPLVDSAGSPQAEKKQRNYFNLVAEIKTTFKANKLLKVLKKIEASLGRKKTAEKWSNRTIDLDILLFGNKIIHKKDLIIPHRQMHLRSFVLKGLCQIDSQVIHPVLKETAAVLYSRLSGKNFYIDAGKPKLISVAGVIGAGKTTLAEGLKNIFGFNLIKEAYDSNPFLAKVYAGQKSFALDSQLYFLLSRCEQLKRENLPADTDSVSDYIMEKEMIYARLWLDSMQFEIYRKINAVMSRTVAQPSIVIHLKSSPAGCLKRIKQRSRPYERGIDLNFLEKLHTGYDKLFGEFDRCPVITLNAESVDFRQKQQVEEIGEKINYYIGK; encoded by the coding sequence ATGTCCGGCGAGACAACAGCATATATCGGCCTTGGCAGCAATCTTGGCGATAGGAAAAAGAATATAACCAAGGCTCTTGATGCGATTGCCGCCGATAAGCATATAAAACTTTTTCGTACAAGCGACGTGACGGAAACAAAACCGCTTGTGGATTCGGCAGGCTCACCACAGGCTGAAAAAAAACAGCGAAATTATTTCAACCTTGTTGCGGAAATTAAAACAACTTTTAAGGCCAACAAACTGCTGAAGGTTTTGAAAAAGATTGAAGCGTCTCTGGGCAGAAAAAAAACCGCGGAAAAATGGTCGAACAGGACGATTGACCTTGATATCCTGCTGTTCGGCAATAAAATCATTCACAAGAAAGACCTTATTATACCGCATCGGCAGATGCATTTGAGGTCGTTTGTCCTTAAAGGACTTTGCCAGATAGATTCGCAGGTTATTCATCCTGTGCTTAAGGAAACCGCCGCTGTTCTTTACAGCAGACTGAGCGGAAAGAATTTTTATATCGATGCCGGTAAGCCGAAACTCATTTCGGTTGCGGGCGTAATCGGCGCAGGAAAAACAACTCTTGCCGAAGGTTTGAAAAACATATTTGGTTTTAACCTGATAAAAGAAGCTTACGACAGCAATCCTTTTTTGGCGAAGGTTTACGCCGGCCAGAAATCCTTTGCTCTCGACAGCCAGTTATATTTTTTACTAAGCCGGTGCGAACAATTGAAGCGGGAAAATTTGCCCGCGGATACCGATTCCGTAAGCGACTATATAATGGAAAAGGAAATGATATACGCCCGGCTCTGGCTTGATTCGATGCAGTTCGAGATATACAGGAAAATTAATGCCGTGATGAGCAGGACAGTTGCGCAGCCTTCGATTGTGATACATCTTAAATCTTCTCCTGCAGGCTGTCTGAAGCGTATAAAGCAGCGCAGCCGTCCTTACGAGCGGGGTATCGATTTGAATTTTCTCGAAAAACTTCATACAGGATATGACAAACTTTTTGGGGAATTCGACCGCTGCCCGGTCATAACGTTAAATGCCGAGTCCGTCGATTTTCGCCAAAAACAGCAGGTCGAAGAGATTGGCGAAAAAATAAATTATTACATTGGTAAATAA
- a CDS encoding LL-diaminopimelate aminotransferase, with product MIKINANYLKLQSGYLFPEISRRVKIFSEKNPDTNIIRLGIGDVTEPLPPAIVEAMHKAVDQMGSRESVKGYGPEQGYDFLIEAIIANDYKSRGVTLEKTEVFVSDGAKCDTGNFQEIFGIDNVIAVTDPVYPVYVDTNVMAGRTGKIDKDGRFGGIVYMPCTPDNNFVPQLPKEKVNLIYLCFPNNPTGAVATKEQLKKWVDYARDNKAIILFDAAYEAFISDNIFPHSIYEIQGAKEVAVEFRSFSKTAGFTGLRCAFTVVPKELKAWASDGKTVQVNPIWNRRHCTKFNGASFVSQSAAAAVYTDQGKKQVRKIIELYMSNAALIRSTLEKIGYEVYGGVNAPYVWLKTKNKMTSWEFFDYLLEKANVVCTPGSGFGSAGEGFVRLSAFGNPNNVAQAMERIKKL from the coding sequence ATGATTAAGATTAACGCTAACTATCTGAAGCTGCAGTCGGGCTATCTTTTCCCGGAAATCTCGCGCAGGGTTAAAATATTTTCAGAAAAAAACCCTGATACCAACATTATCAGACTTGGAATTGGAGACGTAACAGAGCCGTTGCCTCCCGCAATTGTAGAGGCTATGCATAAAGCCGTTGACCAGATGGGCAGCAGGGAAAGTGTCAAAGGTTATGGCCCGGAACAGGGTTATGACTTTTTGATAGAGGCCATAATTGCCAATGACTATAAGAGCAGAGGTGTAACTCTCGAAAAGACAGAAGTTTTTGTAAGCGATGGCGCAAAATGCGATACCGGAAATTTTCAGGAAATTTTCGGCATCGATAATGTGATTGCCGTAACAGACCCTGTCTATCCTGTTTATGTCGATACAAACGTTATGGCCGGCAGAACCGGCAAAATCGATAAAGACGGACGGTTCGGCGGAATTGTTTATATGCCCTGCACGCCCGATAATAATTTTGTACCACAACTTCCGAAAGAGAAAGTTAACCTGATTTATCTCTGTTTTCCGAATAATCCGACCGGTGCGGTCGCCACAAAAGAACAGCTAAAAAAATGGGTCGATTACGCAAGAGACAATAAAGCGATAATTTTATTCGATGCCGCTTATGAGGCCTTTATATCCGATAATATTTTTCCTCACTCGATATACGAAATACAGGGCGCCAAAGAGGTCGCGGTTGAGTTTCGTTCTTTCAGTAAAACAGCCGGTTTTACCGGACTAAGATGCGCATTTACAGTTGTACCAAAAGAATTGAAAGCGTGGGCCTCTGACGGGAAAACTGTCCAGGTAAATCCGATATGGAACAGAAGGCATTGTACGAAATTCAATGGCGCAAGTTTTGTTTCGCAATCTGCTGCCGCGGCGGTTTATACCGACCAGGGCAAAAAACAGGTTCGCAAAATTATCGAACTTTATATGTCCAACGCCGCGCTTATCAGAAGTACGCTCGAAAAAATCGGCTACGAAGTTTATGGCGGCGTAAACGCGCCGTATGTCTGGCTCAAAACAAAAAACAAAATGACTTCGTGGGAATTTTTCGACTATCTGCTCGAAAAAGCGAACGTTGTATGCACGCCCGGCAGCGGTTTCGGCTCGGCAGGCGAAGGCTTCGTAAGATTAAGCGCATTCGGCAATCCGAACAATGTGGCTCAAGCCATGGAACGAATAAAAAAACTGTAA